The following are encoded in a window of Oncorhynchus masou masou isolate Uvic2021 chromosome 17, UVic_Omas_1.1, whole genome shotgun sequence genomic DNA:
- the LOC135558622 gene encoding period circadian protein homolog 2-like: MSDNSDPDCSSMARGASGCRSMARGASGCSSMARGASGCRSMARGASGCRSMARGASGCRSMARGASGCRSMPRGVSRCSSIAQLHCRSSYSQVGPGLGLASEGSDSSCQDPSASPHIGRRSACSRSFHDDVDMKSSGSSGTESHGNESHGSHGNESHGNESTGSSDGNSRDSALLESSGSNKRSNSHSPSPPSSSNAFSLLSSEQHNPSTSGCSSEESAKAKTQKELLRTLKELKSHLPADKRNKGSSLNTLKYALRCVKQLEANEEYYQLLMTNNSQPSGLDVSSYTIKEIDSITSEYTLKNNDNFAVVISLITGKIVYISDQAASILNCKRGVFKDARFVEFLPPQDVSVFYSFTTAYRLPSWSMCPGAESSPSDCMREKSFFCRISGGKECEGDLQYSPFRMTPFLMKVQDKVHSENQLCSLLLAERLHSGYEAPRIPSDKRIFTTTHTPSCVFQDVDERAVPLLGYLPQELIGTPVLLLMHPNDRQSMLAIHKRILQYAGQPFDYSSIRFCTRNGEYAIIDTSWSSFVNPWSCKVSFIIGRHTVRMGPVNEDVFEAPLPALMETKIMDSEVQEITEQIHRLLLQPVHSTSSSGYVGSNDHLAASQGMTSESNTHSTKDININSNGSSPSRPHIEEEGESIWAKPQRSVQEICKGIHLQNSQEQQIYKASSSARSETKKNPGTEFLQKSPAAVRLKDTAAPVAPLCWRDRWATPLENCRPAVQEEQLAVNEQAVYSYQQISCLDNVIRYLEGCNIPIARKRKCHSSDNTSSDEDKQKGGDNRMQISEDPALFKAQPGLTAVDDIIAYKKTEATTTASGVVGSSSLAALAVPPCSETESVVSITSQCSYSSTIVHVGDKKLQPESEIIEDVSGGGEAVERVSQTPGPPPSAVSPPSLQRKPYKKLGLTKQVLATHTQREQQAFLCRFRELQGVQVFQANCSQYLERQKGQGATDAVPTVRPYRQAEPAARRSGRNKKTKSKRVKQNELSDSSSSHRKRQQQPRPHLLNQGLNQTSWSPSNSSQSTLPPLVPAFPLQVYPEVGTMAGTMPTSPENSMPGFGDSQCNQDPQCPAPNIQPSPFSTPMVTPVVALVLPNYMFPQMGSGAPGQQPFYQVETAGYSSQPQPFLPQTPLTFPAQGPFLAQPQPFSLQTSLPFPPQSSSTIRAQFPGQNPFPLQTSLPFPPQSSSTIRAQFPGQNPFPLQTSLPFPPQSSSTIRAQFPGQNPFPLQTSLPFPPQSSSTIRAQFPGQNPLALQTGFPIPTQPFSSMAMEPPKPSGETTQSRGSTPGSMDGRDQVPSPPVFQSPCSSPLQLNLLQLEETPCSLERQHSMVVAPSSGDPPVNNTFRNKGRSVVCQAMEKITLQQVNSPGDGNTSDMLDTLLHSDSHSATSGSMGSRSNDCGTSSRTSNSGRSNNSRTSECRKSASGTSTRGVSGNGTVCSSHTSKKIRNYSGSVDSSRNSSRKVKGHSTGCDSGRSSSVMEVRPMEMEQGQHDKGIERLLREDRERLRGMQKSQPCFTGEQQRELVEVYPWMRSGRLPKVMDVKACVCFEEDAPEASMSEEQPDLDIGDTGTETGEVSPSRKPGEEPLNTDTCPCPSSGLGSS, translated from the exons ATGTCAGATAATTCAGACCCAGACTGCAGCTCCATGGCTAGGGGGGCCTCAGGGTGCAGGTCCATGGCTAGGGGGGCCTCGGGGTGCAGCTCCATGGCTAGGGGGGCCTCAGGGTGCAGGTCCATGGCTAGGGGGGCCTCGGGGTGCAGGTCCATGGCTAGGGGGGCCTCAGGGTGCAGGTCCATGGCTAGGGGGGCCTCAGGGTGCAGGTCCATGCCCAGGGGGGTCTCAAGGTGCAGCTCCATAGCCCAGCTTCATTGTAGGAGCAGCTATAGCCAGGTTGGTCCAGGCCTGGGTCTAGCCTCAGAAGGCAGTGACAGCAGTTGCCAGGACCCCTCCGCCTCACCCCACATTGGCCGTAGGAGCGCCTGCTCACGTTCCTTCCACGACGACGTGGACATGAAGAGCAGTGGATCCAGCGGGACCGAGTCACACGGCAACGAGAGCCACGGAAGCCATGGAAACGAGAGTCACGGCAACGAGTCAACGGGTAGCTCCGATGGCAACAGCAGAGACTCGGCTCTCCTGGAGTCGTCTGGGAGCAACAAGCG ctCTAActcccacagcccctctcctcccagTAGTTCCAATGCTTTCAGCCTGCTGAGTTCTGAGCAGCACAACCCCTCCACCAGCGGCTGCAGTAGTGAGGAGTCAGCTAAGGCCAAGACCCAGAAGGAGCTTCTCAGGACCCTGAAGGAGCTCAAGAGCCACCTTCCTGCTGACAAGAGGAACAAGGGCAGCTCCCTCAACACTCTGAAATACGCCCTGCGCTGTGTCAAACAGCTGGAAG ccAATGAGGAGTACTACCAGCTGTTGATGACCAATAACAGTCAGCCATCCGGCCTGGATGTGTCCTCTTACACCATCAAGGAGATAGATAGCATCACCTCAGAGTACACTCTCAAAAACAAT GACAACTTTGCGGTTGTGATATCTCTGATCACGGGGAAGATCGTCTACATCTCAGACCAGGCTGCCTCTATCCTCAATTGTAAAAGGGGTGTCTTCAAGGACGCTAGGTTTGTGGAGTTCCTGCCTCCCCAAGACGTCAGTGTTTTCTACAGCTTCACCACGGCCTACCGCCTGCCCTCCTGGAGCATGTGCCCCGGAGCAG AGTCCTCCCCGTCGGATTGCATGCGGGAGAAATCGTTCTTCTGTCGGATCAG TGGGGGTAAGGAGTGTGAGGGGGACCTGCAGTACTCCCCATTCCGTATGACCCCCTTCCTGATGAAGGTGCAGGACAAGGTCCATTCTGAGAACCAGCTCTGCTCCCTCCTACTGGCTGAAAGGTTGCATTCCGGATACGAGG CTCCCAGAATTCCTAGCGACAAGCGCATcttcaccaccacacacactcctAGCTGTGTGTTCCAGGATGTGGACGAGAG ggctGTTCCTCTCCTTGGTTACCTCCCCCAGGAGCTGATCGGCACCCCAGTCCTTCTTCTCATGCACCCCAATGACAGGCAAAGCATGTTGGCCATTCACAAGAGGA TCCTTCAGTATGCTGGCCAGCCGTTCGACTACTCCTCCATCAGGTTCTGCACACGGAACGGAGAGTACGCCATCATCGACACCAGCTGGTCCAGCTTTGTCAATCCCTGGAGCTGTAAGGTCTCTTTCATCATCGGGAGGCACACAGTCCGCAT GGGCCcggtgaatgaggatgtgttcgaGGCCCCGCTCCCTGCCCTCATGGAGACCAAGATCATGGACTCTGAAGTCCAGGAGATCACTGAGCAGATCCACAGACTGCTACTGCAGCCGGTTCACAGCACTAGCTCCAGTGGGTACGTGGGCAGCAACGACCACCTTGCAGCATCCCAGGGAATGACCAGCGAGAGCAACACACATTCAACCAAAGACATCAACATCAACAGCAATGGTAGTAGCCCAAGCAGGCCACACatcgaggaggagggggagagcatCTGGGCCAAACCT caGAGGTCAGTCCAGGAGATCTGTAAAGGTATCCACCTCCAGAACAGTCAGGAACAACAAATCTACAAAGCCTCCTCCTCAGCCAGGTCTGAGACCAAGAAGAACCCTGGCA CAGAGTTCCTCCAGAAGAGTCCCGCGGCGGTGCGTCTCAAGGACACTGCAGCCCCCGTGGCACCTCTGTGCTGGAGGGACAGATGGGCCACCCCCCTGGAGAACTGCAGGCCTGCAGTACAGGAGGAGCAGCTGGCCGTCAACGAACAGGCGGTCTACTCCTACCAACAGATCAGCTGTCTGGACAACGTCATCAG ATATCTAGAGGGCTGTAACATTCCCATTGCTAGGAAGAGGAAGTGCCACTCTTCTGACAACACTTCCTCAGACGAGGACAAGCAGAAAGGAGGGGACAACCGCATGCAGATATCTGAAG ACCCTGCTCTATTTAAGGCTCAGCCTGGTTTAACCGCTGTGGATGACATCATCGCATACAAAAAGACTGAGGCTACGACCACAGCCTCAGGGGTAGTGGGCTCCTCCTCCCTGGCGGCCCTCGCCGTGCCACCGTGCAGCGAAACCGAGAGTGTGGTGTCAATAACAAGCCAGTGTAGCTACAGTAGCACCATCGTGCATGTAGGAGACAAGAAACTGCAGCCCGAGTCAG AGATCATTGAGGATGTATCTGGTGGTGGGGAGGCGGTGGAGCGGGTCAGCCAGACTCCTGGGCCTCCTCCTAGTGCTGTTTCACCTCCCAGCCTGCAGAGGAAGCCCTATAAGAAGCTGGGTCTGACCAAGCAGGTCCTAGCAACCCACACCCAGAGAGAGCAGCAGGCCTTCCTGTGTCGCTTCAGGGAGCTTCAGGGAGTCCAGGTCTTCCAGGCGAACTGTTCCCAATACCTGGAGCGCCAGAAGGGACAAGGTGCCACTGATG ctGTGCCCACTGTGCGCCCATACAGGCAGGCCGAACCCGCTGCCCGTAGAAGCGGACGCAACAAGAAGACCAAGTCCAAGCGGGTAAAACAGAACGAGTTGTCCGATAGTTCTTCGTCCCATAGGAAGAGACAGCAGCAGCCCCGACCCCACCTCCTCAATCAGGGCCTCAACCAGACTTCCTGGTCCCCCTCCAACTCCTCCCAGTCCACCTTGCCGCCCCTAGTGCCAGCCTTCCCTCTCCAGGTCTACCCCGAGGTGGGCACCATGGCTGGAACCATGCCTACCAGCCCTGAGAATTCAATGCCAGGCTTTGGCGACAGTCAGTGCAACCAGGATCCCCAGTGCCCGGCACCAAACATCCAGCCCTCCCCCTTCTCTACTCCCATGGTGACCCCTGTGGTGGCTCTGGTTCTCCCCAACTACATGTTCCCTCAAATGGGGAGCGGGGCGCCAGGACAGCAGCCTTTTTACCAGGTCGAGACGGCAGGCTACTCCTCCCAGCCACAGCCCTTCCTCCCACAGACACCCCTCACCTTCCCTGCCCAGGGTCCCTTCCTGGCACAGCCGCAGCCTTTCTCCCTACAGACATCTCTTCCCTTCCCACCACAGTCATCCTCCACCATCCGGGCCCAGTTCCCGGGCCAGAACCCTTTCCCCCTACAGACATCTCTTCCCTTCCCACCACAGTCATCCTCCACCATCCGGGCCCAGTTCCCGGGCCAGAACCCTTTCCCCCTACAGACATCTCTTCCCTTCCCACCACAGTCATCCTCCACCATCCGGGCCCAGTTCCCGGGCCAGAACCCTTTCCCCCTACAGACATCTCTTCCCTTCCCACCACAGTCATCCTCCACCATCCGGGCCCAGTTCCCGGGCCAGAACCCTTTAGCCCTCCAGACAGGCTTCCCAATTCCCACCCAGCCTTTCTCTTCCATGGCCATGGAGCCGCCCAAGCCTTCTGGGGAAACCACCCAGTCTCGGGGCTCCACACCTGGGTCCATGGATGGCAGGGACCAAGTTCCTTCCCCTCCAGTGTTCCAGTCACCATGCAGCTCACCCCTGCAGCTCAACTTACTGCAGCTGGAGGAGACACCATGCTCCCTGGAGAGGCAGCACAGCATGGTGGTAGCGCCCTCCAGTGGTGATCCCCCGGTGAATAACACCTTCCGCAATAAGGGAAGGAGTGTGGTCTGCCAAGCCATGGAGAAGATCACGCTTCAGCAG GTGAATTCGCCAGGCGACGGTAATACTAGCGACATGCTTGACACCCTCCTCCATTCAGACTCTCACTCAGCCACCTCAGGGTCCATGGGTTCAAGGTCTAATGACTGTGGAACCTCATCTAGAACGTCTAACAGTGGAAGGTCTAATAATAGCAGGACTTCGGAATGTAGGAAGTCAGCTAGTGGAACGTCAACTCGTGGTGTATCTGGCAATGGCACAG TATGCAGCAGCCACACCAGCAAAAAGATCAGAAACTACTCTGGCAGCGTGGATTCCTCCCGGAACAGCAGCCGGAAGGTCAAAGGGCACTCCACCGGCTGCGATAGTGGGAGAAGCAGTAGTGTCATGGAGGTGCGGCCAATGGAGATGGAGCAGGGCCAACACGACAA GGGCATCGAGAGGTTgctcagagaggacagagagaggctgcgtGGGATGCAGAAGAGTCAGCCATGCTTCACTGGGGAGCAGCAGAGGGAACTGGTAGAGGTCTACCCCTGGATGAGGAGTGGAAGGCTGCCCAAGGTCATGGACGTCAAG gcCTGTGTGTGCTTTGAGGAGGATGCTCCAGAGGCATCGATGTCTGAGGAGCAGCCTGACCTAGACATAGGAGACACAGGGACTGAGACAGGCGAGGTCAGCCCCTCCAGGAAGCCCGGCGAGGAGCCCTTAAACACAGACACCTGCCCTTGTCCCTCTTCTGGCCTTGGATCCTCATAG
- the LOC135558168 gene encoding transcription cofactor HES-6-like: MAPTPNNKNGLRRDEGEYYGIKVDRKTRKPLVEKKRRARINESLQELRVLLADTDLQLKMENAEVLEMTVKRVESIIQSRAQEVDTVNREARERFAAGYIQCMHEVHTFVSNCPGIDVTIAAELLNHLLECMPLNDEDKFQVMIQDIMTDCSTNSNSTWPSSEGIYAALVSPGGKSISSGCSSALSPAPSTTSSDDLCSDLEETDSEQNHISVDAENQNVLNMPTAAYSESMWRPW, from the exons ATGGCCCCCACTCCCAATAATAAAAACGGACTGAGAAGAGACGAGGGTGAATACTATGGCATTAAAGTGGACAGAAAG aCCAGAAAACCGTTGGTTGAGAAAAAGAGACGGGCTCGCATCAATGAAAGTTTGCAAGAACTCCGAGTTCTGCTCGCAGACACAGAT TTACAATTAAAGATGGAGAACGCCGAAGTGCTGGAGATGACTGTGAAACGAGTGGAGAGTATCATTCAAAGCCGAGCACAAG AGGTGGACACTGTGAACCGGGAGGCACGCGAAAGGTTTGCTGCGGGCTACATCCAGTGCATGCATGAGGTGCACACCTTCGTGTCCAACTGCCCTGGAATTGATGTGACCATTGCGGCAGAGCTCTTGAACCACCTCCTCGAATGTATGCCCCTAAACGACGAGGACAAATTCCAGGTGATGATCCAAGATATCATGACAGACTGCTCCACTAACAGTAACAGCACTTGGCCCAGTTCTGAGGGCATATACGCAGCACTGGTCTCCCCTGGGGGAAAGAGCATCTCCAGCGGctgctcctcagccctctccccgGCGCCCTCCACTACCTCCAGCGATGACCTGTGCTCGGATCTGGAGGAGACTGACTCTGAGCAGAACCACATCTCTGTGGACGCTGAGAACCAGAATGTTCTGAACATGCCCACAGCGGCTTATTCCGAGTCCATGTGGAGACCCTGGTAG